A stretch of DNA from Paenibacillus sp. FSL W8-0186:
AAGAGAAGGTAGAGTTCTATTTGCGGCCGGAGAATGATGCCCTGCGTGAGCAAATAACGAGACAAGGCTACGAATTTATTCATGAGAAGCATACGACAGCAGTCCGTGCGCAGAAACTTCTTACAATTATTCAGAATATAGTGAAAAGCAGATGAAAATTTAGTCTCGTAACTAAAGCCAGAAGTCCAAGCTAATACAATTCCTCCTTCATATATTACTCTAGCAGTATTGGAGAAGGAGGGCTGAAATTGAGTCGAACCATTGCCATTATCGGGCTTGGCTATGTTGGATTGCCTTTGGCTGCAGCGTTCCTCGAGAAGCAGTATAGTGTCATCGGGATAGATCTGGATCAGGATAAGATTCGGAGTTTGAAAAGAGGCCAAAGCTATATCGCTGATGTTGCGGACGAGGTCATCGAAAATGCTGTTCAGCAGGGCAGATTATGCATATCTAATGATTTTAGCAATATTAAATCTGCCGAGTGCATTATTATTTGCGTGCCTACCCCCTTGACCAAGGAGCATGTGCCGGATCTTTCCTTTCTTATCGATGCCGCCAAGAGTCTGAAAGATCATTTGCAGCCCGGCCAGCTTGTTACCTTAGAGAGCTCGACCTATCCTGGAACGACCAGGGAAGTATTATTACCCCTGTTGGAACAAAGCGGACTTACGACGGGCAAGAATCTCTTTATCGGTTTCTCCCCGGAAAGGGTAGATCCTGGCAACGAAGAGTTTCCGCTAACAGGTATCCCCAAAATCGTTAGCGGTGTAACGGAAAATTGCGCCAACCGGACGGAACAGCTCTATCAGACTGTTTTTAGCAAGGTAATTAAAGTGTCCTCCACAGACACGGCTGAAATGACGAAGCTGCTTGAAAATACTTTTCGTTTTGTGAACATCTCTTTCATCAATGAGTTCGCTGTCTTGTGCGATAAGTTGAACATCAATGTATGGGAAGTCGTGGAAGCAGCCTCTTCCAAGCCGTTCGGATATACAGCATTCTATCCAGGGCCAGGCATCGGGGGACACTGTATTCCCGTAGATCCGCATTATTTGCAGTGGAAAACGCAGCAAATCGGAGGGAGCAGCTCATTTATAGAGCTTTCTTCCCGCATCAACGAAAGCATGCCGGCCTACGTCCTGTCCAAAGTAAAGGAAGCGTTAGGTCATGACGAATTAAAGGGGCACAGAATATTAGTACTGGGGGTAACCTTCAAGAAGAATGTAGCGGATATTCGGGGCTCCAGTTCAATTGAGCTGATTCGACTGCTTGTCCGGGAGGGAGCTAAGGTATTGTATTACGACCCTTACATTAAGGAGCTGGATATAGAGGGAGTTGCACTTCAATCAACACGGGCGAGCGAATCGGAGTTTCGTCTTGCGGACTGTGTCATCATTGCCACTGACCACCGGGAGCTGCCGCTTGTGGAGGTATTGGAGCATTCGCGGCTTGTCTTCGATACACGCAATGCTACGGCAGGCCTGGCCGGAAAGGCCAAAGTTATAGTGCTTGGCGGAGGGCGGATAGATAAGGCGTAAGAGT
This window harbors:
- a CDS encoding nucleotide sugar dehydrogenase is translated as MSRTIAIIGLGYVGLPLAAAFLEKQYSVIGIDLDQDKIRSLKRGQSYIADVADEVIENAVQQGRLCISNDFSNIKSAECIIICVPTPLTKEHVPDLSFLIDAAKSLKDHLQPGQLVTLESSTYPGTTREVLLPLLEQSGLTTGKNLFIGFSPERVDPGNEEFPLTGIPKIVSGVTENCANRTEQLYQTVFSKVIKVSSTDTAEMTKLLENTFRFVNISFINEFAVLCDKLNINVWEVVEAASSKPFGYTAFYPGPGIGGHCIPVDPHYLQWKTQQIGGSSSFIELSSRINESMPAYVLSKVKEALGHDELKGHRILVLGVTFKKNVADIRGSSSIELIRLLVREGAKVLYYDPYIKELDIEGVALQSTRASESEFRLADCVIIATDHRELPLVEVLEHSRLVFDTRNATAGLAGKAKVIVLGGGRIDKA